From a single Candoia aspera isolate rCanAsp1 chromosome 2, rCanAsp1.hap2, whole genome shotgun sequence genomic region:
- the AFAP1L1 gene encoding actin filament-associated protein 1-like 1 isoform X3 produces the protein MQEEDGDGKEGISLELSRSQSAKSVAGEPPPPLPTTPPPEDYYEEALPLGPGKAPEYITSHNSSSPPNSIEDGYYEDADSNYPVTRINGEQKNSYNDSDAMSSSYESYDEEEEDGKGQRLTHQWPSEEASMNLVKDCRICAFLLRKKRFGQWAKQLTVIKDNKLLCYKSSKHRQPHLEVPLNISNVVYVPKDGRRKKHELRFSLSGAEVLVLAVQSKEQAEEWLKVIKEVSSPSGGGLNGSEVPLSPTLTYRMDHDKKSSQDKHTSDSDSIATAENCSSVAQRESHEQGKSKKSGLAELKGSVSRAAGRKITRIISFSKKKASPEDTQTSSTDEDIPCCGYLHVLVNQCWKERWCRLKGNILYFHKDRTDLRTHVNAIVLRGCEVAPGLGPKHPFAFRILRNGQEVSALEANSYEDLGRWLGLLLVETGSQTTPETLHYDYVDVEKIANIINAVRHSYMWASSSLENQTESSRVLYDEVPYEKVESEKSGWSSGSQVKRHGSSCSEKSRRVDPQVKVKRHASNANNYKYGKNRAEEDARRFLTEKDKLEKEKASIRNELIGLRKEKRELREAMKSKSGKDLKELEHRVATLEEQCKANEARRVDLELKLTEVKDQLKQSLAGGPALGLTVNTKTENKDTVTQPNGSPPEHLVPVNCAAEMRKRSPSLLPANKGTVLQKAKEWEMKKT, from the exons ATGCAAGAAGAGGATGGGGATGGTAAAGAAGGCATCAGCTTGGAGCTTTCAAGGAGCCAATCAGCTAAAAGT GTTGCTGGTGAGCCACCTCCACCACTGCCCACCACTCCTCCTCCTGAAGATTATTATGAAGAAGCTCTGCCATTGGGCCCAGGCAAAGCCCCTGAGTACATTACATCTCACA ATAGCTCCAGTCCCCCCAATTCAATAGAGGATGGATACTATGAGGATGCAGATAGCAACTACCCTGTCACCAGAATAAATGGAGAGCAGAAAAACTCTT ACAATGACTCTGATGCAATGAGCAGCTCCTATGAGTCTTacgatgaggaggaggaggatggaaaaGGCCAGAGGTTAACACACCAGTGGCCATCAGAGGAAGCTTCTATGAACCTGGTGAAGGACTGCCGGATTTGTGCTTTCCTGTTGCGTAAGAAGCGCTTTGGACAGTGGGCCAAGCAGCTGACAGTCATTAAGGACAACAAGCTCCTG TGTTACAAAAGCTCCAAGCACAGACAGCCACACCTTGAAGTTCCTTTGAACATTAGCAATGTTGTCTACGTGCCAAAGGACGGACGCCGCAAGAAGCATGAGCTGCGCTTCTCACTTTCGGGAGCTGAGGTCCTAGTGTTGGCGGTGCAAAGTAAAGAGCAAGCTGAAGAATGGCTGAAG GTGATAAAGGAAGTGAGCAGTCCCAGTGGAGGAGGACTAAATGGAAGTGAAGTTCCTCTATCTCCTACGCTTACCTACAGGATGGACCATGATAAG AAGTCATCTCAGGATAAACATACGTCTGACTCTGACAGCATAGCAACAGCAGAAAACTGTTCTTCTGTGGCCCAAAGGGAGAGCCATGAGCAAG GGAAAAGCAAAAAAAGTGGCTTGGCTGAGTTGAAGGGCTCTGTGAGTAGAGCTGCTGGGAGGAAAATAACCAGGATAATCAGTTTCTCAAAGAAAAAGGCTTCCCCTGAAGACACCCAAACATCCTCTACAGACGAAGACATCCCATGCTGTG GCTACTTGCATGTCCTAGTTAACCAGTGCTGGAAGGAACGTTGGTGTCGTTTAAAAGGCAACATACTTTATTTCCATAAGGACCGCACAGATTTAAGGACCCATGTGAATGCCATTGTCTTGCGGGGTTGTGAGGTGGCACCAGGACTGGGCCCCAAGCATCCCTTTGCTTTCCGCATCCTTCGCAATGGACAAGAAGTCTCTGCCTTAGAG GCAAACAGCTATGAAGATCTGGGACGTTGGCTTGGATTGCTGCTGGTTGAAACTGGTTCCCAGACCACTCCAGAGACCTTGCATTATGATTATGTAGATGTTGAGAAAATAGCCAACATAATCAATGCTGTGAGACACTCTTATAT GTGGGCCAGCTCCTCTCTTGAGAACCAAACAGAGTCATCTCGTGTATTATATGATGAAGTCCCTTATGAGAAAGTGGAg TCAGAAAAGTCAGGGTGGTCATCAGGATCCCAGGTGAAGCGCCATGGCTCTTCGTGCAGTGAGAAATCACGTCGCGTAGATCCACAAGTTAAAGTCAAGCGTCATGCATCAA ATGCCAATAATTACAAGTATGGAAAAAACCGGGCTGAGGAAGATGCTCGAAGGTTCCTAACAGAGAAGGACAAGCTGGAAAAGGAGAAGGCATCCATTAGAAATGAGCTTATTGGTCTGCGTAAGGAAAAGCGAGAACTACGGGAAGCTATGAAGAGCAAATCAG GGAAAGACTTGAAAGAGCTGGAACATCGTGTCGCAACCCTAGAGGAGCAGTGCAAAGCAAATGAGGCACGGCGGGTGGACCTAGAGCTCAAGCTGACAGAAGTGAAAGACCAGTTGAAGCAATCACTAGCTGGAGGGCCAGCTCTGGGGCTAACTGTAAATACCAAGACTGAAAACAAG GACACTGTTACCCAGCCAAATGGAAGTCCCCCAGAGCACTTGGTCCCAGTTAACTGTGCAGCAGAAATGAGGAAGCGAAGcccttctctccttcctgccAACAAAGGGACTGTGCTACAGAAAGCTAAG gaatgggaaatgaagaaaacataA
- the AFAP1L1 gene encoding actin filament-associated protein 1-like 1 isoform X2, with protein MYMNTTALNNGTSFVESLFEKFDCDLGNLQDMQEEDGDGKEGISLELSRSQSAKSVAGEPPPPLPTTPPPEDYYEEALPLGPGKAPEYITSHNSSSPPNSIEDGYYEDADSNYPVTRINGEQKNSYNDSDAMSSSYESYDEEEEDGKGQRLTHQWPSEEASMNLVKDCRICAFLLRKKRFGQWAKQLTVIKDNKLLCYKSSKHRQPHLEVPLNISNVVYVPKDGRRKKHELRFSLSGAEVLVLAVQSKEQAEEWLKVIKEVSSPSGGGLNGSEVPLSPTLTYRMDHDKKSSQDKHTSDSDSIATAENCSSVAQRESHEQGKSKKSGLAELKGSVSRAAGRKITRIISFSKKKASPEDTQTSSTDEDIPCCGYLHVLVNQCWKERWCRLKGNILYFHKDRTDLRTHVNAIVLRGCEVAPGLGPKHPFAFRILRNGQEVSALEANSYEDLGRWLGLLLVETGSQTTPETLHYDYVDVEKIANIINAVRHSYMWASSSLENQTESSRVLYDEVPYEKVESEKSGWSSGSQVKRHGSSCSEKSRRVDPQVKVKRHASNANNYKYGKNRAEEDARRFLTEKDKLEKEKASIRNELIGLRKEKRELREAMKSKSGKDLKELEHRVATLEEQCKANEARRVDLELKLTEVKDQLKQSLAGGPALGLTVNTKTENKDTVTQPNGSPPEHLVPVNCAAEMRKRSPSLLPANKGTVLQKAKEWEMKKT; from the exons ATGTATATGAATACGACAGCACTGAATAATGGCACTAGTTTTGTGGAATCACTGTTCGAAAAGTTTG ACTGTGACTTGGGCAATCTTCAGGACATGCAAGAAGAGGATGGGGATGGTAAAGAAGGCATCAGCTTGGAGCTTTCAAGGAGCCAATCAGCTAAAAGT GTTGCTGGTGAGCCACCTCCACCACTGCCCACCACTCCTCCTCCTGAAGATTATTATGAAGAAGCTCTGCCATTGGGCCCAGGCAAAGCCCCTGAGTACATTACATCTCACA ATAGCTCCAGTCCCCCCAATTCAATAGAGGATGGATACTATGAGGATGCAGATAGCAACTACCCTGTCACCAGAATAAATGGAGAGCAGAAAAACTCTT ACAATGACTCTGATGCAATGAGCAGCTCCTATGAGTCTTacgatgaggaggaggaggatggaaaaGGCCAGAGGTTAACACACCAGTGGCCATCAGAGGAAGCTTCTATGAACCTGGTGAAGGACTGCCGGATTTGTGCTTTCCTGTTGCGTAAGAAGCGCTTTGGACAGTGGGCCAAGCAGCTGACAGTCATTAAGGACAACAAGCTCCTG TGTTACAAAAGCTCCAAGCACAGACAGCCACACCTTGAAGTTCCTTTGAACATTAGCAATGTTGTCTACGTGCCAAAGGACGGACGCCGCAAGAAGCATGAGCTGCGCTTCTCACTTTCGGGAGCTGAGGTCCTAGTGTTGGCGGTGCAAAGTAAAGAGCAAGCTGAAGAATGGCTGAAG GTGATAAAGGAAGTGAGCAGTCCCAGTGGAGGAGGACTAAATGGAAGTGAAGTTCCTCTATCTCCTACGCTTACCTACAGGATGGACCATGATAAG AAGTCATCTCAGGATAAACATACGTCTGACTCTGACAGCATAGCAACAGCAGAAAACTGTTCTTCTGTGGCCCAAAGGGAGAGCCATGAGCAAG GGAAAAGCAAAAAAAGTGGCTTGGCTGAGTTGAAGGGCTCTGTGAGTAGAGCTGCTGGGAGGAAAATAACCAGGATAATCAGTTTCTCAAAGAAAAAGGCTTCCCCTGAAGACACCCAAACATCCTCTACAGACGAAGACATCCCATGCTGTG GCTACTTGCATGTCCTAGTTAACCAGTGCTGGAAGGAACGTTGGTGTCGTTTAAAAGGCAACATACTTTATTTCCATAAGGACCGCACAGATTTAAGGACCCATGTGAATGCCATTGTCTTGCGGGGTTGTGAGGTGGCACCAGGACTGGGCCCCAAGCATCCCTTTGCTTTCCGCATCCTTCGCAATGGACAAGAAGTCTCTGCCTTAGAG GCAAACAGCTATGAAGATCTGGGACGTTGGCTTGGATTGCTGCTGGTTGAAACTGGTTCCCAGACCACTCCAGAGACCTTGCATTATGATTATGTAGATGTTGAGAAAATAGCCAACATAATCAATGCTGTGAGACACTCTTATAT GTGGGCCAGCTCCTCTCTTGAGAACCAAACAGAGTCATCTCGTGTATTATATGATGAAGTCCCTTATGAGAAAGTGGAg TCAGAAAAGTCAGGGTGGTCATCAGGATCCCAGGTGAAGCGCCATGGCTCTTCGTGCAGTGAGAAATCACGTCGCGTAGATCCACAAGTTAAAGTCAAGCGTCATGCATCAA ATGCCAATAATTACAAGTATGGAAAAAACCGGGCTGAGGAAGATGCTCGAAGGTTCCTAACAGAGAAGGACAAGCTGGAAAAGGAGAAGGCATCCATTAGAAATGAGCTTATTGGTCTGCGTAAGGAAAAGCGAGAACTACGGGAAGCTATGAAGAGCAAATCAG GGAAAGACTTGAAAGAGCTGGAACATCGTGTCGCAACCCTAGAGGAGCAGTGCAAAGCAAATGAGGCACGGCGGGTGGACCTAGAGCTCAAGCTGACAGAAGTGAAAGACCAGTTGAAGCAATCACTAGCTGGAGGGCCAGCTCTGGGGCTAACTGTAAATACCAAGACTGAAAACAAG GACACTGTTACCCAGCCAAATGGAAGTCCCCCAGAGCACTTGGTCCCAGTTAACTGTGCAGCAGAAATGAGGAAGCGAAGcccttctctccttcctgccAACAAAGGGACTGTGCTACAGAAAGCTAAG gaatgggaaatgaagaaaacataA
- the AFAP1L1 gene encoding actin filament-associated protein 1-like 1 isoform X1 yields the protein MLRTMDRLSVLDQLLPELNVLLKLLDHEYLSSTTVEKKNTVSNILQKLQPPAGKDVNYMYMNTTALNNGTSFVESLFEKFDCDLGNLQDMQEEDGDGKEGISLELSRSQSAKSVAGEPPPPLPTTPPPEDYYEEALPLGPGKAPEYITSHNSSSPPNSIEDGYYEDADSNYPVTRINGEQKNSYNDSDAMSSSYESYDEEEEDGKGQRLTHQWPSEEASMNLVKDCRICAFLLRKKRFGQWAKQLTVIKDNKLLCYKSSKHRQPHLEVPLNISNVVYVPKDGRRKKHELRFSLSGAEVLVLAVQSKEQAEEWLKVIKEVSSPSGGGLNGSEVPLSPTLTYRMDHDKKSSQDKHTSDSDSIATAENCSSVAQRESHEQGKSKKSGLAELKGSVSRAAGRKITRIISFSKKKASPEDTQTSSTDEDIPCCGYLHVLVNQCWKERWCRLKGNILYFHKDRTDLRTHVNAIVLRGCEVAPGLGPKHPFAFRILRNGQEVSALEANSYEDLGRWLGLLLVETGSQTTPETLHYDYVDVEKIANIINAVRHSYMWASSSLENQTESSRVLYDEVPYEKVESEKSGWSSGSQVKRHGSSCSEKSRRVDPQVKVKRHASNANNYKYGKNRAEEDARRFLTEKDKLEKEKASIRNELIGLRKEKRELREAMKSKSGKDLKELEHRVATLEEQCKANEARRVDLELKLTEVKDQLKQSLAGGPALGLTVNTKTENKDTVTQPNGSPPEHLVPVNCAAEMRKRSPSLLPANKGTVLQKAKEWEMKKT from the exons TGTTGGATCAGCTGCTTCCTGAGCTAAATGTCCTGCTCAAACTCTTGGACCATGAGTACCTGAGTTCCACCACAGTGGAGAAGAAAAACACCGTTTCAAATATCTTGCAGAAACTACAGCCTCCTGCAG GGAAGGATGTGAATTACATGTATATGAATACGACAGCACTGAATAATGGCACTAGTTTTGTGGAATCACTGTTCGAAAAGTTTG ACTGTGACTTGGGCAATCTTCAGGACATGCAAGAAGAGGATGGGGATGGTAAAGAAGGCATCAGCTTGGAGCTTTCAAGGAGCCAATCAGCTAAAAGT GTTGCTGGTGAGCCACCTCCACCACTGCCCACCACTCCTCCTCCTGAAGATTATTATGAAGAAGCTCTGCCATTGGGCCCAGGCAAAGCCCCTGAGTACATTACATCTCACA ATAGCTCCAGTCCCCCCAATTCAATAGAGGATGGATACTATGAGGATGCAGATAGCAACTACCCTGTCACCAGAATAAATGGAGAGCAGAAAAACTCTT ACAATGACTCTGATGCAATGAGCAGCTCCTATGAGTCTTacgatgaggaggaggaggatggaaaaGGCCAGAGGTTAACACACCAGTGGCCATCAGAGGAAGCTTCTATGAACCTGGTGAAGGACTGCCGGATTTGTGCTTTCCTGTTGCGTAAGAAGCGCTTTGGACAGTGGGCCAAGCAGCTGACAGTCATTAAGGACAACAAGCTCCTG TGTTACAAAAGCTCCAAGCACAGACAGCCACACCTTGAAGTTCCTTTGAACATTAGCAATGTTGTCTACGTGCCAAAGGACGGACGCCGCAAGAAGCATGAGCTGCGCTTCTCACTTTCGGGAGCTGAGGTCCTAGTGTTGGCGGTGCAAAGTAAAGAGCAAGCTGAAGAATGGCTGAAG GTGATAAAGGAAGTGAGCAGTCCCAGTGGAGGAGGACTAAATGGAAGTGAAGTTCCTCTATCTCCTACGCTTACCTACAGGATGGACCATGATAAG AAGTCATCTCAGGATAAACATACGTCTGACTCTGACAGCATAGCAACAGCAGAAAACTGTTCTTCTGTGGCCCAAAGGGAGAGCCATGAGCAAG GGAAAAGCAAAAAAAGTGGCTTGGCTGAGTTGAAGGGCTCTGTGAGTAGAGCTGCTGGGAGGAAAATAACCAGGATAATCAGTTTCTCAAAGAAAAAGGCTTCCCCTGAAGACACCCAAACATCCTCTACAGACGAAGACATCCCATGCTGTG GCTACTTGCATGTCCTAGTTAACCAGTGCTGGAAGGAACGTTGGTGTCGTTTAAAAGGCAACATACTTTATTTCCATAAGGACCGCACAGATTTAAGGACCCATGTGAATGCCATTGTCTTGCGGGGTTGTGAGGTGGCACCAGGACTGGGCCCCAAGCATCCCTTTGCTTTCCGCATCCTTCGCAATGGACAAGAAGTCTCTGCCTTAGAG GCAAACAGCTATGAAGATCTGGGACGTTGGCTTGGATTGCTGCTGGTTGAAACTGGTTCCCAGACCACTCCAGAGACCTTGCATTATGATTATGTAGATGTTGAGAAAATAGCCAACATAATCAATGCTGTGAGACACTCTTATAT GTGGGCCAGCTCCTCTCTTGAGAACCAAACAGAGTCATCTCGTGTATTATATGATGAAGTCCCTTATGAGAAAGTGGAg TCAGAAAAGTCAGGGTGGTCATCAGGATCCCAGGTGAAGCGCCATGGCTCTTCGTGCAGTGAGAAATCACGTCGCGTAGATCCACAAGTTAAAGTCAAGCGTCATGCATCAA ATGCCAATAATTACAAGTATGGAAAAAACCGGGCTGAGGAAGATGCTCGAAGGTTCCTAACAGAGAAGGACAAGCTGGAAAAGGAGAAGGCATCCATTAGAAATGAGCTTATTGGTCTGCGTAAGGAAAAGCGAGAACTACGGGAAGCTATGAAGAGCAAATCAG GGAAAGACTTGAAAGAGCTGGAACATCGTGTCGCAACCCTAGAGGAGCAGTGCAAAGCAAATGAGGCACGGCGGGTGGACCTAGAGCTCAAGCTGACAGAAGTGAAAGACCAGTTGAAGCAATCACTAGCTGGAGGGCCAGCTCTGGGGCTAACTGTAAATACCAAGACTGAAAACAAG GACACTGTTACCCAGCCAAATGGAAGTCCCCCAGAGCACTTGGTCCCAGTTAACTGTGCAGCAGAAATGAGGAAGCGAAGcccttctctccttcctgccAACAAAGGGACTGTGCTACAGAAAGCTAAG gaatgggaaatgaagaaaacataA